TGAAGTTGCCCAATCTTTTCATGCATCTTGGCGAATGCTCTGCCACTACTCCTTATACTCCGGCAGATCAAAATAAAAAGTGGAACCGGCTCCCGGCTCGGATTCAAAGCCGATCTGGCCTCCCATTTTCTCCACGATTGCTTTCGAAATGCTGAGTCCCAGTCCTGTTCCCTTCTGACGAGTATCCGCACCCGGAACCTGCACAAACTTTTGAAAAATTCGCGAGCGATATTTTTCGGGAATGCCAGGACCTCTATCGGTTACGGAAACCCGGATAAAACCATCCTTCCTGGATAAGAAGACTCCTACAACTCCGTACGCAGGAGAGTATTTCGCGGCGTTGGAAAGAAGATTGGTAAGCACCTGTATAAAACGATCGATGTCTCCGTGCGCCTTCGCCCCGGGTAAAGGTCCCGTGAGAACCAGTTTGACATGGAACTGCTCCGCGTAAGGCTGGTTTGCTTCCAGCGTATGCTCCACCACCGTCATCACATCCAACGGCCGAAGGTAGAAAATCATTTTCCCGGATTCAATCTTGTCGATATCCAGCATGTCGTTGATCAAACGGACCATCCGGTCGCTACTGCGATTGGCGATCTGCACCATTTTCCGGACCCGTTCCGGGAGATCTGTGGAATTTTCAGAGATCCATCCCAGAGAACCATGAATCGCCGTTAGAGGCACCCGTAGCTCGTGCGAAACGATCGAAATAAAATCATTCTTCATTTGCTCGATCCTCTTTTTCTCCGAGATATCTTCAATGGTTCCCTCGAAATAAAGCGGTATGCCGTTTTCATCACGAGTGATTTTGGAATTCTCACGAACATACAAAAAAGTCCCGTCCTTCGTTCGCCAGACGCATTCCAGGCCACGCATTTCATCTTCTTTTAATGCTTGAGCTCTAAATTCTTCCCTCGAATACCCTCCTTCCAATGCAATTTTGTCAAAATCCACCGCCTCCAGTTCACTCACAGATTCATAACCGATCATCTTCAGCAGAGCACTATTCGCGTTCAGAATCCTTCCATCCAGTGCCATACGGTAGACCCCGATCGGCACGTTCTCAAATAAGGATCGAAAACGTTCTTCGCTTTCACGCAGCGCCTGATCCGCTTGTTTTCGTTCTGTGATGTCTTTCGCAATGCAAACGATTGCCTCCATGGCCCCTCTTTTATCGTTCAAAGC
This genomic stretch from bacterium harbors:
- a CDS encoding PAS domain-containing sensor histidine kinase, which encodes MGKLTRKGTPKRSISPPRFLDSILESLVDCLLIVHPNGKIKKVNKAAIDLLGYTPRELLRKNFAELLGSEDLFNMMTGLIEGGSLHEFEVTFFTKHGRAVPMSCSGSALNDKRGAMEAIVCIAKDITERKQADQALRESEERFRSLFENVPIGVYRMALDGRILNANSALLKMIGYESVSELEAVDFDKIALEGGYSREEFRAQALKEDEMRGLECVWRTKDGTFLYVRENSKITRDENGIPLYFEGTIEDISEKKRIEQMKNDFISIVSHELRVPLTAIHGSLGWISENSTDLPERVRKMVQIANRSSDRMVRLINDMLDIDKIESGKMIFYLRPLDVMTVVEHTLEANQPYAEQFHVKLVLTGPLPGAKAHGDIDRFIQVLTNLLSNAAKYSPAYGVVGVFLSRKDGFIRVSVTDRGPGIPEKYRSRIFQKFVQVPGADTRQKGTGLGLSISKAIVEKMGGQIGFESEPGAGSTFYFDLPEYKE